In Pelecanus crispus isolate bPelCri1 chromosome Z, bPelCri1.pri, whole genome shotgun sequence, the following are encoded in one genomic region:
- the LOC142596600 gene encoding RNA-binding protein 4-like — translation MVKLFIGNLPREATEQEIRSLFEQYGKVLECDIIKNYGFVHIEDKTAAEDAIRNLHHHKLHGVCINVEASKNKSKASTKLHVGNISPACTNLELRAKFEEYGPVIECDIVKDYAFVHMERAEDAVEAIRGLDNTEFQGKRMRVQLSTSRLRTAPGMGDKSGCYRCGKEGHWSKECPVDRPGQVADFAEAYNEQYGAVRTPYTAGYGETVYYDEAYGGMADYYKRYRVRSYATASAYDAYAEQTMAQYSQYAQYSQVQSSAMAATTAMASRIPTTLDAYDRALLPTPGAAAAVAAAATAAAAAASSTYYTRDRSPLRRTAAAATTVGEAYTYERGQLSPVSSVARASLYDMQRFERDPYGERARYSAF, via the exons ATGGTGAAGCTGTTCATCGGGAACCTGCCGCGGGAGGCGACGGAGCAGGAGATCCGCTCCCTCTTCGAGCAGTACGGCAAGGTGCTGGAGTGCGACATCATCAAGAACTACGGCTTCGTCCACATCGAGGACAAAACGGCGGCCGAGGACGCCATCCGCAACCTGCACCACCACAAGCTGCACGGCGTCTGCATCAACGTGGAGGCCAGCAAGAACAAGAGCAAGGCCTCCACCAAGCTGCACGTCGGCAACATCAGCCCCGCCTGCACCAACCTGGAGCTGCGGGCCAAGTTCGAGGAGTACGGCCCCGTCATCGAATGCGACATCGTCAAGGATTACGCCTTCGTTCACATGGAGCGGGCGGAGGACGCGGTGGAAGCCATCCGCGGGCTGGATAACACCGAGTTCCAAG GCAAGCGGATGCGCGTGCAGTTGTCCACCAGCCGGCTCCGGACGGCGCCCGGGATGGGAGACAAGAGCGGCTGCTACCGCTGCGGGAAGGAAGGGCACTGGTCTAAAGAGTGCCCGGTAGATCGCCCGGGGCAAGTGGCGGACTTTGCCGAGGCCTATAACGAGCAGTACGGAGCCGTGCGCACTCCCTACACCGCGGGCTATGGGGAGACCGTGTATTACGATGAGGCGTACGGCGGGATGGCCGACTACTACAAGCGCTACCGCGTCCGCTCCTACGCCACGGCCTCTGCGTACGACGCCTACGCGGAGCAGACCATGGCCCAGTACTCCCAGTACGCCCAGTACTCCCAGGTCCAGTCCTCGGCCATGGCCGCCACCACAGCCATGGCCAGTCGCATCCCCACCACCCTAGACGCGTACGATAGAGCTCTGCTGCCGAccccgggcgcggcggccgccgtcgccgccgccgccaccgccgccgcggcggccgcctcCTCCACCTATTACACCCGGGATAGAAGCCCCCTGCGCCGCACGGCCGCCGCGGCCACCACCGTCGGAGAGGCGTACACGTACGAGCGTGGGCAACTGTCGCCGGTCTCCTCGGTGGCCCGGGCCTCCCTCTACGACATGCAGCGGTTCGAGCGGGATCCCTACGGGGAGCGGGCGCGGTACTCTGCCTTTTGA